The Pyrenophora tritici-repentis strain M4 chromosome 2, whole genome shotgun sequence genome window below encodes:
- a CDS encoding PRP38-assoc domain containing protein, which yields MFRTINAISDNVSTGGRHPRRSSDMQPPPQPSVTDFPIGRKKRKDKAPATPAAKTPAASDLRILHPTPNKLLAKAPLLSMSLFVDPNQAVEAPSATPHFQLQKETAKSPQCCRLQSLRNKNVLSAKITHSEFTFITIVQNETEDEFELYLGRESPLEEFQVPVCTDDDLLELATSNTAFLRSLAIELMKFAAACAPILDANIDAITKEAHEAAVNRLRLRITKAEAKLSWYEKEVSKLTETIETTNAELEHTNRERNELKLEVERFYRPSSSKTAGCTNPTHQDWYEDWKHEEAQSIKFHGLYEEFFRKHQEERARADRYHQQRAERDADYEDVVAQNCALEEQLVQATENTRKLETSLTQQQREYNDVVARLQRYDHNFRPYTLQRREDRGRNSHLSTQRNRRHESPERRTDRRTASPNPYPSRQATPVVTRPAPRPRGDSHSRSRSRSRRDRANPLNQDPHRYIPPPYNGQQSVQQAASTVGGLSLSFKLPDIEVWKGNDDTKNYDKWRRSAIQKCESLPEDKQLAYLEMKVDGAAWQYIDDLKFEHYLDLLEGLDPYYARSTYEKVSEAQSQLADGSLKMGSSESFADWRGRFMSVCRLVKLPDSAMIGYARAFLRPGLAAAASHAFDDEQENALVKFLDAARKSDLTQKQINQGKTAADKPRTKPRTRSPNDRNPARKARSGRGQHREATTTRTEWQKDAMAKAKVCFRCGETGHQARDKKGCAILDWDQIKPKLSSMHLYAMGADFDAEDDDSNASTEEEPDRIQELDWRKDIQQNRETRENHNRLKVAAARILSPEVGDQDNSQDVQDHYISAIAVKGHLRSTKQLRYDSYTLTSSKEWKKTTTLIDTGASASFVNRRWAKAMGLPIMSTSSPIQLSLADGKVVDTLNEAVEIQVKHGSHLSPVVCFVADVGDFDLILGMTWLEDHDPGLTFSPRSMKFSSSHCTSCCLDHGLPETVYGDGKTPSLSESRQTTPVGEICIITAKAAYLMAAHNPDEAIWVEPQDWEKLADPPDDNNDCDLDSFKRNIARLAAVTQEDYDHYMNKMESPHMTEAEIRKLVPDWLYSKMPDLFSPIQAGKLAPHREGVDHEIDTDGRIHKPKIYGLTRTETRAIKAYIDDMLGRGFIRPSTSPYASPVLVVKKPGGGLRICVDYRQLNAITKKNRNAPPSIKETLARMAKVRWMTIVDVVAAFNTVRIKEGDEEKTAFLTRYGLYEYVVMPFGLCNAPGTFQTFINETLREYLDDICTAYLDDVLIYTCDDDESVHEADVIKVLSKIRDAGLHLDPTKCKFKVKKVKYLGLILTTEGIEMDPKKVSTILDWQIPRSVKDVQSFLGFANFYRRFIKGFSYIAKALTELTRKDGEGKDQRHQFPLIADSKAIQAFHRLKDAFKTAGVLAHFDPDLETWLETDASDFVTAAILSQKDATGVLRPVAFLSHKMNPAECNYEIYDKELLAIVNAFEQWRFELSGTDDPIMVLSDHQALQTFMTTKRLNRRQARWAEFMAEFNFIIKYRPGKQGTKPDALTRRPGDLPESPDDIRRRHQLQVVIKPDQVDPEARVCTINIAKDGGSRHAVYLANLITQRTLPDSIPAVAQMLYQLSEEDNISERSLCAADNVTISPITTPIAATSAPAIPNETPAAINVPAPPNNELTIDALLDNIKAAYKDDKVLQAIVKAKKDGLRRLPFKLIHGEEHLRLELGDCEITDELLYVRNKVYVPAGAVRTQVIEQAHKSVCGGHSGKHELYSKLSRWYYWPRMTTDVAQYVRACLTCKRSKAYREGKHGLLHPLPIPSKYWSSISIDFITHLPPCRHNGQTFTDILVVVDRLTKKKKFIPMASMTTDALVVAFIEYIWREEGFPEEIISDRGAQFVSYFWKRLCQRLGVRPKFSTAHHPQTDGQTENANSYLKQYLRAYHQQHNWQVAFLRD from the exons ATGTTTAGAACTATCAACGCCATTAGCGACAACGTCTCTACCGGCGGCCGCCACCCCCGCCGATCTAGCGACATGCAGCCTCCTCCACAGCCCAGCGTGACTGACTTCCCTATTGGCCGCAAGAAGCGCAAAGACAAAGCGCCCGCGACCCCCGCAGCCAAGACTCCAGCCGCGAGCGACCTAAGGATACTGCATCCGACACCCAACAAACTATTAGCCAAGGCCCCGCTCCTAAGCATGAGCCTGTTCGTCGATCCGAACCAGGCCGTCGAAGCACCTTCGGCTACCCCGCACTTCCAGTTACAGAAGGAGACAGCCAAGAGCCCACAATG TTGTCGACTCCAATCCCTCAGAAACAAGAACGTCTTGTCTGCCAAGATTACTCACTCTGAGTTCACGTTCATCACTATTGTACAAAACGAGACTGAGGATGAATTTGAGCTGTACCTAGGCCGAGAATCTCCCCTGGAAGAATTCCAAGTCCCCGTCTGCACTGACGACGACTTATTGGAGCTAGCCACTTCAAACACCGCGTTCCTGCGCTCTCTAGCTATTGAGCTCATGAAGTTCGCCGCTGCTTGCGCTCCTATCCTGGACGCGAACATCGATGCAATAACCAAGGAAGCTCACGAAGCCGCTGTTAACCGCTTACGCCTTCGCATCACTAAGGCTGAAGCTAAGCTTAGCTGGTACGAGAAGGAAGTCTCAAAGCTGACTGAGACTATTGAGACTACTAATGCTGAGTTGGAACACACCAACCGAGAGCGTAATGAGCTTAAGCTAGAGGTCGAGCGCTTTTATCGTCCTTCATCCTCCAAGACCGCCGGTTGCACTAACCCTACTCACCAAGACTGGTATGAGGACTGGAAACACGAAGAAGCGCAGTCCATTAAGTTCCACGGCCTGTACGAGGAGTTCTTCAGGAAGCACCAGGAAGAGCGCGCCCGCGCAGACCGCTATCACCAGCAGCGCGCAGAACGCGACGCCGACTACGAAGATGTGGTCGCCCAGAACTGCGCACTTGAAGAACAACTTGTCCAAGCTACTGAGAATACCCGCAAGCTAGAGACCTCTCTAACTCAGCAACAGCGTGAGTACAATGACGTTGTTGCGCGCCTTCAGCGATATGATCATAACTTCCGCCCGTACACcttgcagcgtcgcgagGACCGCGGTCGTAACAGTCATCTATCTACTCAGCGCAACCGACGACACGAGTCACCTGAGCGCCGTACAGATCGCCGCACTGCATCACCTAACCCGTATCCTAGCCGACAAGCCACTCCTGTTGTTACTCGGCCTGCGCCTCGCCCTCGCGGCGACTCTCACTCAAGATCGCGCTCCCGCTCCCGCCGAGATCGCGCGAATCCGTTGAACCAAGATCCTCACCGATATATCCCTCCTCCATACAACGGCCAGCAATCAGTACAACAGGCAGCGTCCACAGTTGGAGGTCTAAGCCTTTCCTTTAAGCTCCCCGACATTGAAGTCTGGAAAGGCAACGATGATACCAAGAACTACGACAAGTGGCGTCGGTCAGCCATCCAGAAGTGCGAATCTCTGCCTGAAGACAAGCAATTGGCCTACTTGGAGATGAAGGTGGACGGCGCAGCATGGCAATATATTGACGATCTCAAGTTCGAACACTACTTGGACCTTCTTGAAGGACTGGACCCATACTACGCGCGCTCTACCTACGAGAAGGTCTCAGAAGCACAGTCGCAACTCGCTGATGGCTCTCTCAAGATGGGATCGTCTGAATCCTTTGCAGATTGGCGTGGGCGCTTTATGAGCGTGTGTCGCCTAGTGAAGCTTCCAGACAGCGCCATGATTGGCTACGCTCGCGCTTTCCTGCGACCTGgcctcgccgccgccgcctcaCACGCCTTTGACGATGAGCAAGAGAATGCTCTTGTCAAGTTCCTTGACGCCGCCCGCAAGTCTGATCTAACACAGAAACAGATTAATCAAGGCAAGACCGCTGCTGACAAACCTCGCACCAAGCCGCGCACGCGCTCCCCAAATGATCGTAATCCTGCACGAAAGGCTCGCTCTGGCCGAGGACAACATCGCGAAGCTACTACGACGCGCACAGAGTGGCAGAAGGACGCAATGGCTAAGGCTAAGGTCTGCTTCCGTTGTGGCGAGACTGGTCACCAGGCGCGCGATAAGAAGGGTTGCGCAATCTTAGACTGGGACCAAATCAAGCCTAAGCTTAGTAGTATGCATCTCTATGCTATGGGAGCGGACTTCGAcgccgaagacgacgacTCTAATGCTTCCACTGAAGAGGAGCCTGA TCGCATTCAGGAGCTAGACTGGCGCAAGGACATACAACAGAACCGCGAGACGCGAGAAAACCATAACCGTCTCAAGGTCGCTGCCGCCAGGATACTATCTCCAGAAGTCGGAGATCAGGACAACTCACAAGACGTCCAAGACCACTACATCTCTGCGATCGCCGTTAAGGGCCATCTTCGATCTACTAAACAACTACGTTACGACTCCTACACCCTCACTTCTTCTAAGGAATGGAAAAAGACAACTACTCTTATCGACACAGGCGCTAGCGCTTCCTTTGTGAACAGGCGATGGGCTAAAGCCATGGGCCTGCCCATAATGTCTACCTCTTCACCTATCCAGCTTTCTCTCGCGGATGGGAAGGTTGTTGATACATTGAATGAAGCCGTGGAAATCCAAGTCAAACACGGCAGCCACTTATCACCAGTCGTGTGCTTCGTCGCTGACGTAGGAGACTTTGATCTTATCCTTGGTATGACTTGGCTGGAAGACCACGACCCCGGTCTCACCTTCTCACCGCGGAGCATGAAGTTCTCTTCTTCACATTGTACTTCATGTTGTCTCGACCACGGTCTCCCTGAGACAGTATACGGCGACGGCAAGACTCCATCACTTTCAGAATCTCGGCAAACCACGCCCGTGGGCGAGATCTGCATTATCACCGCCAAGGCCGCCTACCTCATGGCTGCGCACAACCCAGACGAAGCCATCTGGGTCGAACCACAAGACTGGGAGAAGCTTGCTGACCCTCCAGACGACAATAACGATTGCGATTTAGACTCCTTCAAACGCAACATCGCCCGCCTCGCCGCCGTCACACAAGAGGACTACGACCACTATATGAACAAGATGGAGAGTCCACATATGACGGAAGCGGAGATCCGCAAACTGGTGCCAGACTGGTTGTACAGCAAGATGCCAGACTTGTTCAGTCCTATACAAGCAGGGAAGTTGGCACCTCATCGCGAAGGCGTTGACCATGAGATTGACACCGACGGACGCATTCACAAGCCTAAGATCTATGGGCTCACACGAACGGAGACCAGGGCCATCAAGGCCTACATCGACGACATGCTCGGACGCGGATTCATCCGACCGTCCACATCTCCGTACGCGTCACCTGTCTTAGTTGTCAAGAAACCAGGTGGCGGACTTCGCATCTGCGTTGACTACCGTCAGCTCAACgccatcaccaagaagaacCGCAACGCTCCACCCTCCATCAAGGAAACGCTGGCCCGCATGGCCAAGGTACGATGGATGACGATTGTCGACGTTGTGGCTGCATTCAACACTGTTCGGATCAAAGAAGGCGATGAAGAAAAGACAGCCTTTCTCACTCGGTATGGGCTATACGAATACGTTGTCATGCCCTTCGGCCTCTGCAATGCGCCTGGCACTTTCCAGACCTTTATCAATGAGACACTCCGCGAGTACCTTGACGATATCTGTACAGCTTACCTCGACGACGTCCTTATATACACCTgcgacgatgacgagtcAGTTCATGAAGCCGACGTCATCAAGGTCCTCTCTAAGATACGCGACGCTGGCCTCCATCTTGATCCCACGAAGTGCAAATTCAAGGTCAAGAAAGTGAAGTACCTAGGCCTCATCCTCACTACAGAGGGCATCGAAATGGATCCAAAAAAGGTCTCCACTATACTAGACTGGCAAATACCGCGCTCAGTCAAAGACGTCCAGTCTTTCCTTGGTTTCGCCAACTTCTACCGTCGCTTCATCAAAGGCTTCTCCTACATCGCAAAAGCCTTGACAGAACTCACGCGCAAGGATGGCGAAGGCAAGGACCAGAGACATCAGTTCCCgctcatcgctgatagcaAAGCTATACAAGCTTTCCATCGACTTAAGGACGCCTTTAAGACTGCAGGAGTCCTTGCACACTTCGATCCTGACCTAGAGACTTGGTTGGAAACCGATGCCTCAGATTTCGTTACTGCAGCTATCCTCTCTCAGAAGGACGCGACAGGAGTCCTCCGCCCAGTTGCTTTCCTATCGCACAAGATGAACCCTGCGGAATGCAATTATGAGATATACGACAAGGAACTCCTAGCTATTGTCAACGCCTTTGAGCAATGGCGCTTTGAGCTGTCTGGTACTGATGATCCTATTATGGTGTTGTCTGACCATCAAGCCCTTCAGACCTTTATGACCACAAAGCGCCTCAACAGACGCCAAGCCCGTTGGGCGGAATTCATGGCAGAGTTCAACTTCATTATCAAGTACAGGCCAGGCAAGCAGGGCACGAAGCCAGACGCTTTGACAAGGCGTCCTGGCGACCTACCCGAGTCACCCGACGACATCCGCCGTCGGCATCAACTCCAGGTAGTCATCAAGCCTGACCAAGTCGATCCTGAAGCGCGCGTCTGCACCATCAACATCGCCAAGGATGGAGGTTCTCGCCATGCAGTCTACCTCGCAAATCTCATCACACAGCGCACCCTTCCTGACTCTATCCCCGCAGTCGCGCAAATGCTGTATCAACTTAGCGAGGAAGACAACATCTCTGAACG ATCGCTCTGTGCAGCCGATAACGTTACAATCTCGCCTATTACAACGCCAATCGCCGCAACTAGTGCGCCCGCGATACCAAACGAGACGCCCGCCGCAATTAATGTGCCCGCGCCACCGAACAACGAGCTGACTATTGATGCTCTGCTTGACAATATCAAGGCAGCATACAAGGATGATAAGGTGTTGCAGGCGATCGTCAAAGCCAAGAAGGACGGCCTACGACGCCTGCCGTTCAAACTCATACATGGAGAAGAGCACCTCAGGCTGGAACTTGGCGATTGCGAGATCACCGACGAACTACTCTATGTGCGCAACAAGGTCTACGTCCCCGCCGGCGCCGTTCGCACCCAAGTTATTGAACAAGCCCACAAGAGCGTCTGCGGTGGCCACAGCGGCAAACATGAGTTATACTCCAAGCTGTCGCGATGGTATTACTGGCCTAGGATGACCACGGACGTCGCGCAATATGTACGCGCGTGTCTGACTTGCAAGAGGAGCAAAGCATACCGAGAAGGCAAGCATGGGCTGCTGCATCCGCTACCAATCCCCAGCAAATACTGGTCCAGCATCTCTATAGACTTCATCACTCACCTGCCGCCCTGCAGGCATAACGGTCAAACGTTCACTGACATCCTCGTGGTAGTCGACCGActcaccaagaagaagaagttcatCCCAATGGCTAGTATGACCACCGACGCCCTTGTGGTAGCCTTTATCGAATACATCTGGCGAGAAGAGGGCTTTCCTGAGGAGATTATCTCAGACCGTGGAGCGCAGTTTGTCTCTTACTTTTGGAAGCGACTATGCCAGCGTCTGGGTGTACGCCCGAAGTTCTCGACCGCTCACCATCCCCAGACTGACGGACAAACCGAGAACGCGAACTCCTACCTCAAGCAATACCTACGCGCCTAT caccagcagcacaACTGGCAAGTCGCCTTTCTTCGCGACTAA
- a CDS encoding Chromo domain containing protein, producing MKTLQDELRASMQWAQAKQAEYANEGRLPAPAFKVGDQVMLDTRNLRTKRPSASLDLKNRGPFTIVRAINNTAYELDLPANMKRIHNVFHPWLLHLVDDNPLTGQTQDPEVPAEFDPEVEDDTEYTVEAIEDCRINKKLKDPAARGRKGKTTQGLLQYLVRWANYPDGPDNPSWEPYMNLADSADTVTRYHLDHPNKPPMHRKFKSLTGKQDMLVMRLHALSRV from the coding sequence ATGAAAACGCTGCAGGACGAGCTGCGAGCTTCAATGCAATGGGCGCAAGCAAAACAAGCAGAATACGCCAATGAAGGAAGGCTACCCGCACCAGCTTTCAAAGTCGGCGACCAAGTGATGCTGGACACTCGCAACCTACGGACGAAAAGACCCTCCGCGTCATTAGACCTAAAGAACCGCGGTCCCTTTACTATCGTTCGcgccatcaacaacaccgcATACGAGCTAGATCTTCCCGCTAACATGAAGCGCATCCACAATGTTTTCCACCCATGGCTCTTACACTTGGTTGACGACAACCCACTTACTGGACAAACACAAGATCCTGAGGTCCCTGCGGAGTTCGACCCAGAAGTGGAAGACGACACTGAATACACTGTCGAAGCAATCGAAGACTGCCGCATTAATAAGAAGCTTAAGGATCCTGCCGCCCGCGGTCGCAAGGGCAAGACTACCCAAGGCCTGCTCCAATACTTGGTACGATGGGCAAACTATCCCGACGGCCCCGACAATCCTTCATGGGAACCATACATGAACCTCGCGGACTCCGCTGACACTGTGACGCGCTATCACCTTGATCACCCAAACAAGCCGCCTATGCACAGGAAGTTTAAGTCTCTCACAGGCAAACAAGATATGCTGGTTATGCGACTTCACGCTCTTAGTCGTGTCTAG